The following nucleotide sequence is from Tribolium castaneum strain GA2 chromosome 5, icTriCast1.1, whole genome shotgun sequence.
attatttttaaatttaatgaagagaattttaaaataaatttgctttttcaaaaaaaaaaaactgagcaagctctaccaaaaaaaaaagctGCAAAACGTCAGCAAGTATATAGGTGATACACAGAGTTTGTATCCataaattttgtgcaaaattatttacattaatattttaatggtTTAATACCTAATGGcctaaaaacgttaaaatgtTATGACTTACAGTCCATCACATCAGATCAATTATTAataagtatttataaaaattcgaGTAAAGAcgtgaaatttttacaatagatAGATGCACTCCTTTTACCAAAAAAGctcagtattttaaataacaaaaaataaaattaaacatcgAATAAAGATTTAgtaaaaatgaataaagaaatagaaataagaaaaaactggaaaaatattagttatcacaaaaacaaaaaaaaaaacaatgatacAAACAAGCTTAACAAGCTTAACAAGCTTATCtacaaagtaataaaaaacaaaaagaaaaaaacaacagtaataaaaaacaaaaacagattTAGTAGGAAACTAGTCGACTAAAtcaattttggttttaattccTATCTCTGTAACTAGACCCAAAAAAGTACCTTCGTCAAAAAAACACAGCAACACAAGCAcatgttttttctaaaacaaaaacttcttaaatacctgcagtaatttttaacaggtatcttaaaaaagaaaagagaaatttaaaaatctagtGCATTTTTGGTGACTTTACAAAGAACTTTTCTggtattttgatttaatttttgaaactctCTTGAATTTTTAGAGAACTTGAGCTAGAACTGGGTTGTATTTCAtacaaataaactaaataaaaacaaagaatagtttaaaattttacagaaaattgataaaatgattgaaattaaaagcaGATACATATTTACTGACTTGTTTTTATCGGATTCCAagactcaaaaattaatagaattaGTTTGAGGTCAAGTGCTACAAATTTCCAAAGTACGACAAAAAAATTCCTcctgtaataaaaattgtcctttttcgttattttctgaagcaataataataagtaaataataaattatacttacatttatttatttatttatttatacctgATTTACTCGTAAAACTAGAAGCAAAAGCATTTAGGTACCTACTCAATATTCATATGGTCCAATGTTTAGGTATGAATTTTTTGGCTTAATTAGTTCTTGGTGCGGAAACGACTGCCGGCTTAGATTTGGCGATAAAAACGCTTATTAAATTCCTGTTGGAGCGTTGGTCCTCTGACAAAGTCGAGGCGGGAGCCGGCGTCCCGTGGGGCGTCGTGTTGAGCCTCCACCCCGCGGCGTATTGTCTTGTGTCACACGTGCTGGGCCCCCTTCTGCTTTCTGGAGTGTACTCCAGCGCCCGTGCGCTACCGGTTCCGCGATCGCTCTTCACCTGAGGGCCTTTATTGCCCAAATAATCGGGTCACGGAAAAATACCCGGACtgattaaaatattgattgttttttCCGGCGCGTGAATAATTGACATGTCGTCCATAATGGGAAAAAACAAACGACGAGGGATAATTAAGCGAATTAGTGGATCTAATGATTTACTCAGGATTTATTATTCAATTAGATCGACGCTGATGGAGGGACAATCAAATCACAAAGGGCGAGCTGGATAGACAACCAGCATTTATCCACGTTGAAAAATTATATGTTATTTACTAAAGAGTTGTAAGTGCCGGGTATAAACATGCAAATTAAACGGAACAACATGCAACTGAAGGACTGGATAAGCGGTggaatatttttaatgcgGGTTTGGACGTGGCTTGTAAAGCCTggaaatcattattattattaaactaacATACTGGGGGTAAGTCCAGCACATTTGCAAAATTCTGTGATTTAGTTTTGATTTGCTGGCTTTTTGCGTGAGAAATGGGAATTAGAGTTAGACTCTGAATAGACACATTTCACCTTTCATTACTTTTATGAAAAAGTGGACGATTGTGATCGCTGAACATGCAAGGAAGTATTTaggctttttatttttctcggTAGAATTATTTATGAATATATTAAAGTTTACTGCTTGTTGATTAAATGACTGCacgtttatagtttttatgtgtttgtgtgaaagtttgatcaaaattttgatcaaaatattCGGTCAGTGTTTTACAATTAAATACAATTTGTTAAATACAGGTACAGGCTGTTCTGCCTAAACCCCACAATAGCAGTACTGAGAGTTCTAATAGTAATATTTATGTTCAAAATGCCCTTATTTCCGTTATACCGAAAGTTGGTATgtatcaacttccttattttaaatgaaaaaaatccattttttgctgcgtttttaaattacacaagttattttaagaaagcttttattatttacattattatttgctaataaaaattcagaaatctTTTTTTAGTTCTGTCTGTACGTATTATTATAAGACAATCTTATAATAATTATGATACTTACCATTAccattatcaaaattaatcaaaaaaaaataagcaaacaaaaaagtttgatGAGATATAcagtgtgtattttttttttatgcctgaagtttttttcagtttttttctacaaatgcttatttataataaaaatcaattaattaataaattaataaggtATAAGTAGCTGCAAAAACATTGTCATAGGTAGTACCTTATGTTATCTGAGGACAAgcaaatttcgcaaaaaaatgtCGTTAGTCcctaacaataataataaagttatttaacAAGCGGAGCAAAATCTTTTTAGAGCTTTGAACGCCAAAATGAGTTGATACACAGTGGCgtataaaaattaccaaagggtaaccttgtaatttttaaagattcttttGGGCATTGGGCAGAGAAAGCTTAGATCTCTCTTTGGGTAGTTTAGAATTTCCAAAATAAGTTTTCAGACCCCAGTTAAGTTAAGGGtaagtttgcaaaaatttaaaaactcagaactcaaatttttcaaataaaatgcccCAGTTTTTTGTCACTAAAATGATAGAGAAAAGACTTCAATCCTGCACATATTTCTAATAGcattatttaagtttaaaagttttcaagttatacaaactttttattttttttttaattttatctttttttttctaacgaCAATACAAAAAAGGACTCCCCAACTATGTAACATGTTAAAGAGAAAAACCCTGTGATGTCATCTGAGCCATCTAATTGAATCAACcgtattatttaaattttttaaaaaaatttaagtaccgagagacaataaaaaaaacgcaccccttcaaatatttattatattacaaaaaaaaaactattaaagcTTGctctattataaaaataaagctaatttgTACCATTCAACAGAGTCAACAGCAACTTTTTTACATTATGCttcatgtaaatttttcaaaaattgttaaatatttctcAAAGGGCATCAGTGCGgtatttgattttaagaatTGCGTATGAGAGCAATTTAGGGCGAAttgtataaattaaatgtggTGTTCCCAAACTAGTGATATAGGCAACCAATTATACAACAGCCAAGCCTTGACCGTTTTGCcgattaaaaatagaaatagttCTTGATTAGGTACTGACAAAAACCTTTAAACTAAGTCACCAACACAATAAAGCCTTTATCTAGCCCACATAGGCccattaaaaaccaattacgTCCCCATTCCtggtaaaaataaagattaatTGATGCAAAAACACGCGGCCTCATCtatttacattaaattaaGCCCGTCCCGGCCGAAGAAAAATCAACCTAATAAGCACTCAATGTTAAAGCGATGGACGAGCCGATTAAAAGCACGCAACCACAATTAAAAGCCTCATATATCACCGTAATCTTGTCTGAAAATGTCACTCCACGTTATCATTTCATGCCGACCATGCCCATCATTGAAGATGTCACATATGGAAAGGTTCAAAGGAATTTTATCGTCCAGGTTTACCGGAAGAAAAAAAGCGGGCGCAGGATGTACTCAGAGGGGAATATAATCAGGCCAAGGAAAATCCAAGGCTGGACGCAACCGAACTTCTCATCGCCCGTTTTCCGGATCGAAGATGAGTTCGCGTTAGCGTTGCCGTTACGGTAAGTGAGTTAGCGCAAATTTCCAACTCCGGACGGGAATTTAAGGAGCGGCTCAAACCCGACAAGACGCAATCACACGGAAGTTGTGAAAAAGTTTCTCAAAGTTGTTTTACGCAACGTTGAGAATTATTGCGATAAAAGTACGCTGCATGGGTTGAAATATATTGGAGATACTTCACTTTCATTGGTTGAAAGGTACCCACGAGctcacattttatttaaatttaactgtagttttttagaattttttggtTGCTCGCTTTTGTCTCAGCGTTCGTTTTTGCCTGCTATTACATCAGTAATATTTTCGATAAATGGAACAGTAACCCGGTCTTAGTGGCCTTTAACCCCACTGATGCCACTTTTAATCAAATTCCGTTCCCGTCAATTACCATTTGTAGCATGAATCAAATAAAGCGGGTCGAAGCCGAACGGATTTTAAGCGAACAGtagcagaaaaaaaaatgtatgtaaCACTTGAGTAAAGCTACGTTTTAGAAACCCGGTCGAGCGCCAGTTATTGAACGActattgcaattttaataataacagtcTGGAAACAGCAGTTCAGTCCCCGAATTGGGAAACAGTccagaattttttaatcagaGTTGGACAAACATGTTCCGACTCAATCAAGTCATGTATTTGGCAAAACGACAATATCAGTTGTGAGGAATATTTCAACAATGACTTAACAGACGAAGGACTTTGCTGCTCCTTTAACCGCCTCCCtgctgaaaatattttcaaaaacccgTAAgtcattttttggaaattaaattttgggtAACTAGTGATAAATCCAGTGATGATTACACTTACCTTAACCACACGTTCCCGAAACGAATTTACGACTGGAGCCCTGAAAAGGGCTTCAAAGATGACAATGACGGGGACATGGGGACCATCCCCATCAGGCCCAGCGGGTCAGGGACCCATCTGGGTCTGTCCATCGTGGTGGATGCCCAAACTGATAATTATTTCTGTTCCTCGACCAACAGTATCGGATTTAAGGTAAAAAATCTaggtttgtattttttctgtgAAAAATTGTAGATTGTGTTGTCTAATCCGATCGAGACGCCCAAAATCCAGGATTATGGTTTTTTGGTGAGTCCTGGAGTTGAGGCGCGGTATGTTATCCAGCCGGAAATCCGGGAAGCAACAAGGTCGTTAAGGTCCGTCGATGTGGGGAAAAGACAGTGTTTTTTTCAGGATGAACGTCCGTTGAGATATTTCAGGTATTGTGCAGTCAAATAGGCtttcaaatcaaaattttggaagATGTACAAAAAGTTgttataattttctaaaaattgtctaagaaaaatttaaagaaccaagaataaaacaaataacctaaaaaaaatcttgtaaaagATTTAGAAAACACTTTACATGAAAACCTTAAAAAAGAGTCAGGAAAATatcccaaaaaataattggaagAAGGTTTGCAAAGAAGTATATAGTGAAGggtctaaaaaaaattttttaaaaactaataaaagaAAAGTCTAAATACATTCCAGAAAAGATTCTGAACtaataaagaaaatcatttaaaaaaaatttaaagaagggtataaaaaataattgtagaaaaaaattaaaaaagtgaagatgaatccaaaaaaaaacattataaaaaaacctaaaaaattctagaaaggAAACAAGATAAgaattagaaattatttaaggaaagatttaaaaaaggaaaagaatgatttaaacaaaaatctaaaagaaaattttagataaaagtgtagaaaaaaatctgtagGACAATCCTAAAGAGCATTTTGAAGAAGATTCAAAAGAATTAACTTAATGATAAGAAAGACTTAAAAAAGAATCAGAAgaatatgtaaaaattttggaaaagaaTAGACAGAAGAATACgagtatataaaaaaattaaagtttaatctataaaaaagtaatcaattaaaaaaaatctggagaaaaatctaaaggttagaaaaaaatctgaagaaagatttaaaaaaaaatcacaaacagTGTAGAGAATAAATTAATGTCGAATCTACAGAAAAgtttataaaacaattaagaaAATCCAGAGAAAAATCTACGGAAAGGGTTTacagaatatttttaacaatacgTAATCCAAATAAGAGTTTTAGAGAAGTGtctgaaaaatataaagaattATTTAGTGTAGGGTCTGGAagagttaattaaaaaaaaatccaaaaatattttcaaacatctCCCAAAATTATGATTTGAGAAGTGGATTTTTCCAacctatttcaatttttttataggagtTACACAAAACGTAACTGTCGCCTCGAATGCCAATCAAACCACACATTGAGGAAGTGTGGTTGCATCCCTTATTACTTACCAAGTGAGTTTCacaattcgaatttttttctacttgtgtttttagaaaataaaaaagttctaGATTGTGGCAAACGGGACGAAAAGTGCGCAAGTCAGGCCAAAGGTAACTCTTAAAATACTAAAATACGTCGTTTGATTGCCTTTTGTAGAGGACATGGAACTCATCTACGGGAACGGGTATAAGAAACAAAGGCTaagtcacatttttttatttatttccagaTCGAGTTGTAACTGTTTGGCAAGTTGTTACGAAATGAATTTCGAGACAAGCGCAACTTACAGTAAATTGTATCAAATGTCCAAAAATCAGCGTTTGGAGAACGTCACTAACGAATACTTCGTGTAATCGCAAACCAACATTTTCCACAATTTTCagtgtaattatttttcaggAAAAACATGGCCGTGCTCCATTTCTTTTTCAAAGAGAACCGGTATCGGCGTCAGATTAAAAGCGAAATTTACGGCTTCACTGaagttttatgtaataatttccaaacacgtaacaattttttctgaaaGGGTTTTTCAGCGAACGTTGGCGGCCTCTTAGGCCTCTGCCTCGGTTTCAGCATTTTAAGCCTAATCGAGATTTGCTATTATCTGAGTCTGAAAATATTGTGCGGGTTCGTACAAACCCGGAAAAAGGGCCACAAGAGTAGgggaaaaaacgaaaatctcAACAACAGTGTTATCCCATTCATGAGCTAGCAAGGCCAAGCTAGTTGCAAAATATACAGGTGAGATTAAGAATTCCAGGGTGCACCCTGTACATCAGGGACGAGTTATTGTCAAGATTGAGAGACTCGTTACACTTACTTAGATTATTATTTGGCataagaataaaacaataaatatacaaataaaatttaaaacttacgAGTGTTAGTAATTCAAATCACAACCGTAACAAAAAGTAATTTCGAccatcaaaaatatatttcgtATAAGCTTACACAAGGCCGTGCCTCGCctcaaatcaaaaaacaataacctaaaaataaaaatacaagtcagagaataaatttaattcaactgATAATAGCACCAGCTCTTAACCTTCTCGTCCGAGACTAGAAGTTAAAGCAACTAAACCTAAACAAATCGACAAGAGCCAAAGAAACAACTCATACGTGTACATCACCACTACTGTGACTGCCCTCGAGCTGTGTGTGAACGTGAACTTCATCTAAATTATCACAAACTCGTCCGCTTTCCTCAGATTCTGTCGTCGAAGAGTTACAACTTTGATAATCACCGTTGATGCTGTGATGATCAGAGGCTGTGACGAAATTAACAGCGCCTGATTGCTGAGAAATTGAGCGAACGGCCCGACGGAACGGATTCTCGCTCTGTTGCTGGAAGGTGCCCCCTTCGGTGCCCCGGTTATTCGAGTTGATAAGGGGGGTCGTGTCGTCGGCGTCCGAGTCGCTGTCAGAGTCGTGCTGGGGCTCGTCGTGGGCGAACACCTTGCGCTTGCAAATGGGGCACACGCGCCGGTTCTTCGTCAGCCACGGGTCGATGCATTTCGTGTGGTAAACTGACAAAAAACCACAAATACGCACGGTCAAGTCACTAATCTTAgggtttaaaagaaaaagtgtGTTTCAAAACCGACAGATGGCGCGGATCGTATTTTTCTGTTAACTTCTTAAATGGAAAAAAGCCTTATACatggaattttaataaaatttgcgcCAACGTAGCactttttttgacttatttaaacaaaaaatcgtcattaaaaatgatttaaaaaataacaggaaaaaataataaaaaaattggggtTGTAATTTGTACAGAGAATGATATTTGAAGTTCatcctttaaaaaaaaagatgtcAGAGTGTTGTCATgttggtaaaaaaaaaacggcacAATGTTCAGTTGCGTTTTTCCGTATCATAATATTCTCAA
It contains:
- the LOC657851 gene encoding pickpocket protein 28 isoform X1, with amino-acid sequence MDEPIKSTQPQLKASYITVILSENVTPRYHFMPTMPIIEDVTYGKVQRNFIVQVYRKKKSGRRMYSEGNIIRPRKIQGWTQPNFSSPVFRIEDEFALALPLRSGSNPTRRNHTEVVKKFLKVVLRNVENYCDKSTLHGLKYIGDTSLSLVERIFWLLAFVSAFVFACYYISNIFDKWNSNPVLVAFNPTDATFNQIPFPSITICSMNQIKRVEAERILSEQNPVERQLLNDYCNFNNNSLETAVQSPNWETVQNFLIRVGQTCSDSIKSCIWQNDNISCEEYFNNDLTDEGLCCSFNRLPAENIFKNPDDYTYLNHTFPKRIYDWSPEKGFKDDNDGDMGTIPIRPSGSGTHLGLSIVVDAQTDNYFCSSTNSIGFKIVLSNPIETPKIQDYGFLVSPGVEARYVIQPEIREATRSLRSVDVGKRQCFFQDERPLRYFRSYTKRNCRLECQSNHTLRKCGCIPYYLPKNKKVLDCGKRDEKCASQAKEDMELIYGNGSSCNCLASCYEMNFETSATYSKLYQMSKNQRLENVTNEYFVKNMAVLHFFFKENRYRRQIKSEIYGFTEVLSNVGGLLGLCLGFSILSLIEICYYLSLKILCGFVQTRKKGHKSRGKNENLNNSVIPFMS
- the LOC657851 gene encoding pickpocket protein 28 isoform X2, encoding MYSEGNIIRPRKIQGWTQPNFSSPVFRIEDEFALALPLRSGSNPTRRNHTEVVKKFLKVVLRNVENYCDKSTLHGLKYIGDTSLSLVERIFWLLAFVSAFVFACYYISNIFDKWNSNPVLVAFNPTDATFNQIPFPSITICSMNQIKRVEAERILSEQNPVERQLLNDYCNFNNNSLETAVQSPNWETVQNFLIRVGQTCSDSIKSCIWQNDNISCEEYFNNDLTDEGLCCSFNRLPAENIFKNPDDYTYLNHTFPKRIYDWSPEKGFKDDNDGDMGTIPIRPSGSGTHLGLSIVVDAQTDNYFCSSTNSIGFKIVLSNPIETPKIQDYGFLVSPGVEARYVIQPEIREATRSLRSVDVGKRQCFFQDERPLRYFRSYTKRNCRLECQSNHTLRKCGCIPYYLPKNKKVLDCGKRDEKCASQAKEDMELIYGNGSSCNCLASCYEMNFETSATYSKLYQMSKNQRLENVTNEYFVKNMAVLHFFFKENRYRRQIKSEIYGFTEVLSNVGGLLGLCLGFSILSLIEICYYLSLKILCGFVQTRKKGHKSRGKNENLNNSVIPFMS